From the genome of Pyxidicoccus xibeiensis:
CGCGGCGCTGCGGCGTCATGAGGCCATGCTGCGCACCCTGGCTGGCACGCTCAATGACATGGGCGAAGCGGTGGGCGCGGCCTGTGCTCTGTGTGCGGCGGTGCTGTCGTATATGGCTGTGCACTGGATTGGCTTCGCCCATGGCGCACGCGTCTGCCAAGCCGAGGGGCTGAGCGTGGCGGACTTCGGCGAGACGCTGTGGGCCTTCGCACCCGGACTGGGGCAAGACGCTCGCCACATGGCCCAGGTGATAGAGACCGGCCGCTACGCCAACCCCGACAGCACCCTGGAGACGGCGGGCAACGATGTCGCCCGGCTGGTGCAACAGGCGCGAGAGGCCGGCATCAGTGGCGCGTTGCCCGCCTTCGCCGCTGGCATCTTCCGTCAGGCCATCGACGCTGGGCTTGGCGCCGAGGAGAATGCCGCTCTGTTCAAGGTGCTGCACGGGGCGAGCTAGGATTACGCGCTGCCGCGCGCTCCACGAACCTCGCAGGACGCTGAAAGGCTCACAGGTACTCGAACGTCTCGCGGGGCGACGCGGACAGCGGTGCGCCTGCTGAGGCAGCCGACACCGCTAGACCGAGCTTCTCAATCCCGGAGGTCACAATCCTCGCCCGTCTCCACGAAGGCCAGCCCGGTGAGTCCCCTGGCCGAGAGCTGCGCGCGCAGGTCCTCCCGGACGACCATCGCCGAGGGGAGCTGCTTGAGCCTGAACAGGCGGGCCGTGGGAGGGATTTTCGCCTCATCCAGCTCCAGCCGATTGATTTCGAGGTAGGTACCCGGACTCATCTGGGAGGGGACCCCCACCGTCCTTGTCGTGTCCGCGCAGTCCACCGTGGTCAGCACATTGGCGATGAAGCACTCCGCCGCCGCGACGCGCCCCTTGTGATTCAGGAGGGTAAAGGGAAGAAACTCGATGAGAGCTTCGGAGTGCTGCTCCAGGGCCTCCTTCGCGCCGTGCGACACCATCGTGCAGAAGGCCACGTTGAAGATGAAGTCCGGCACGACGATGTCTGGAAAGTGGTCCGACATCTTGATGCGGACTCTTGGCGGGTATTGCTTCATCACCGAGCCCTCCGCCTCGGGCAAACCTCACGAGGTTCCACGGCGTCTTCGCTCCAGGCGCCAGACTGCGGCCATTTCTGGTCCCCCAAGCAGGTGAGGAGGAGGCGAGAGTGGGAAAGGAGGCCGCGGCCAGAACGGAGCGGATGAAGCAGAGAACGCCGCGAGTGGACTTACGCCGAGTGGCTCAGGAGGACGTTCGACTTCGACGTGTTCGCGTGCGTGAGGCGTGGAGGCCGCAGGAGGGGGCTGACATACCTGGCCACCTCAACGGGAATATGCGCTCGTACGCGTTGCTGAACCAGCCGTCGCCCGCTTCATGGGCTGTTAAGCGGTGATTGACAGTGCCAACCCCGTCGCACGCGCTGCGCAGCACCTGGAACGACCCGTGCGGCCTGCCAAGCGGGTCCCGGCGCAGCGGCCAGCACGGCAACCAGATAGGTCTGCGGTGTGGAGACATTCTGGCGACGCGAAGAAGCCAGAAAGCACCAGGGCCGGAAACCGCTGGGATTCCAGCGGCATCCGGCCCCGGTTTCAGTGTCCCCTACGGGGTTTGAACCCGTGGACACGGGGTGCCCCAAACCCGTGACGGCACACGCCTTTCGCTGAATCGTGAGTGAATCCAGGCACTTCGAGCCCACGGGTGAATCCTCGGCAGTCCCACCTGTCACCCGGAGTCCCCTCCAGTTTTGGAGACATTTTGGAGACGAAGCCAGGGGCCCACTGAACCCCTCTATGGGCGAGGCGTGAGGGATTGGAAGCTGCCGCCACCTGGTCGCGAACCAAGGCCGGGGAAGCGGTCCAGGGTTCGCCCCTCCTGACGCGCTGTCCTGGTCGCGCCTCGAACCACCCGAGCAGCCAGGGGTTCCACGGAAGCCCGTGGGAGCCCCTCCGTAGTGTGAGCCCTGGCGAGGTGTGGCAGGGGAGGGGCAGGTGGAGGAGCGCGGGTGGGAGTACCGGCGGAGGCAGCCGGAGGGGACGGTGCTGTACGAGGCGGTGAGGGACAACCTCGCCACGCTGCTGGCGGAGGCAGGTGAGCTGGGACGCGGCCTGCCCGGTACGTGGAGCGGGACTTCGCCAAGTACCTGGAACGCGTGTGCACGAGGCGCGCCCCAAGGGGAGTGGCTGCACTGAAGGGCAGAGGCCCCCCGACACCTTCCGCCTATACGTATCACCGTGATGCATTCCGCTCACACCCGCGTGTCCTCGTTCTTGCGAACCCCATTCAGCCTCAGGCGGTAGCAGCTCTCCGCCGGGTTCACGATGCCCTGCGCGAGCGGAGTCTTCATGAACGTGCTGGCCTCCTCCGGCGTTCCCTGCCACGGACCGAGGCGGGCCTCGTCGAGCCGGTCCTGCTTGTTCGACCCCGGCTGGCAGTACAGCGAATGGTCGAAGCGCGCCTCCTTGCGGACCTTGCCGTCGTGGATGTGGACGGTGGGGAAGAACAGCCGCTCCGGCTCGCGACGCGGGAAGCGGAAGGCCATGGGGTGCACCGAGTGCGCTTCCTTGCGGAGCTTGAACACGGCGAAGCCAAGGTCCCGGTACTCGGGGAGCCGCTCCCACGTACCCGCTGGCAGACGGAAGCGCGCATCGAGCCGCTCGAAGTCCGCGACGGTGGGCACGAAGGAGGCCTCGAAGCCTCCCACCTTCACCACCCGGAGCGGGGCGCTCATCGGGGCCCTCGGCGCGTTCTGGGGGGCGCCGCGCAGGACGCGCGACGCGGAAAAGCCCGCCGCCATGTCGTTGAAGAAGCTCGGGTACTTCTCCAGATTGATGAAGCGGACCGCGTCCTCCCCCGTTCCCCGAGGGACTGGCAGCGGCAGCACCATGGCCAGGTCCTCCTTCGCGGAGAACCGCATGCTGTAGACCAGGAACTGGTCCACGCCCTGGTCGTCCCGGGCGAAGATGTTCGTGTCCGAGACCGACTCCACCGACCGTGAGAAGCAACACATGGTCCGCCCCCTGAGGCTCTTGCCTCACATCATTACAGCGGGACGCTCGGGTCGGCCATCCGCAGCGCGACGTACTTCAGCACCCGGGCCGTCCGCATCCATTCCCATGTTCCCCTCGCCCCGAGCCAGAGGCTGTGGCTGGAGCGGAAAGGGGCCCGCTACGACCGCGTCGAGTGGGACGTGCCGCCCGGGTGATAGGCTCCCCGCCGTGAGCGACAATGCGGCCAGGCATCTCAGACTTGCGCTGGAGACCTTCGAGCGGCATGAGGAGGAGGCGGCCCTCGGGTGGCTGCTGGAGGCCTGGCGTCA
Proteins encoded in this window:
- a CDS encoding imm11 family protein → MKQYPPRVRIKMSDHFPDIVVPDFIFNVAFCTMVSHGAKEALEQHSEALIEFLPFTLLNHKGRVAAAECFIANVLTTVDCADTTRTVGVPSQMSPGTYLEINRLELDEAKIPPTARLFRLKQLPSAMVVREDLRAQLSARGLTGLAFVETGEDCDLRD